Sequence from the Corallococcus sp. EGB genome:
CCATGCGGACCTGCCGGAGAAAATTGACTACGTCCTCATCACCCACGGCCACGCGGACCACCTGATGATGGAGACGCTGCTGCAGCTGCGCCACCGCATCGGGACCATCGTGGTGCCCCGCTCGAACGCGTACTCGCTGGCGGACCCCTCGCTGCGCCTGGTGCTGGAGAAGACGGGCTTCCGCAACGTCGTGGAGATCGACGACCTGCAGGAGATCCAGATCCCCGGCGGGTCGCTGATGGGCATCCCCTTCATCGGCGAGCACAGCGACCTGGCGGTGCAGGCGAAGACGGCGCACCTGGTGCGGCTTGCGGGCCGTTCCCTGCTGATGGCCGCGGACTCCAACGCGCTGGAGCCGCGCATGTACCAGCACCTCACGGAGCTGGTGGGCCCGCTGGACGCGCTCTACCTGGGCATGGAGTGCGAGGGCGGCCCGATGAGCTGGATGTACGGCCCGCTGCTCACCCAGCCGCTGCCTCGCAAGATGGACCAGTCCCGGCGGCTCAACGGCTCCGACAGCGCCCGCGCGACGGAGATCCTCAACCACCTGAGTCCCAAGGAGGTCTTCATCTACGCCATGGGCCAGGAGCCCTGGCTGCGCCACGTGATGGTGCTCCAGTACGACGAGTCCGCGCCCCAGATGATCGAGTCGAACAAGTTCATCGACGTCTGCAAGGGCCGCGGAATCCCCGCCGCGCGCCCCTTCCTGAGCATGGAGCGCATCCTGGAGTAGTCCGCCCGCTCCCGGTGGCGCCCCCTCCCCGGAGGCAGGGCGCCCCGGGGAGGCGCGTCACGCCTTGGGCCAGGTGAAGCGGAACGCCGCTCCCTCGCCCGGCACGGAGTCCACCCAGGCGCGGCCGCCGCGGGTCTCGACGATCTTCCGCACCACGGACAGCCCGATGCCGGTGCCCTCGACCTTGTCGCGGCTCTCCAGCGTCTGGAAGATGCCCCAGATGCGCTCGTGGAACTCCGGCGCGATGCCCGGGCCGTTGTCGGCGACGGTGAACTCGTACTGCTCGCCCGCGTCGCGCCACGTCACCTGGATGCGCGGATCCGGCCGGTGCAGCCGGGTGAACTTGAGGGCGTTCGCGATGAGGTTCAGGAACACCTGCTGCAACTTCACGCGCTCGGCGCTCACCGTGGGCCCGCCCGGCTGCACCTTCACCTCCACTTCGGGCGGCGGGGCCAGCAGCTCCACCACCTCCTTGAGGAGGGCGCCGGTGTCCACCGCGGTCGGCTCGCTCAGCTTGCCCGCGCGGGCATAGGTGAGGATGCCGTCGATCAGCGCCTCCATGCGGTGCACGCGGCCGTGCAGCAGCGTGATGAACTCGCGCGCCTCGCCGGTGAGGTGGGTGCCCAGCTCCTCCTTGAGCCACTCCGCCAGGTTGGCGATGCCCCGCAGCGGCGCCTTGAGGTCGTGGGAGGCCACGTAGGCGAATTGATCCAGCTCGCGGTTGGACTGCTCCAGCGCCTGGGTGAGCCGCACCAGCTCCCGCATCCGCTCCTCCGCCTGCTGGCGGGCCCGCACCATGTCGGTGACCTCCACCGCGTGGGTCATCACGCCGAAGGTGGCCCCGTCCTCGTCGGTGAGCGGCTGGTAGACGAAGTTGAAGTACGTGTCGTCCACCCGGCCGAAGCGCTCGACCCGCACGGGCACCTCGTTCCCGACGACGGCCTGCTTCGTGGCGTACACCTGATCATAGAGTTCGAAGAGCCCCTGCCCCGCCAGGTCCGGGAAGGCGTCCGGGATCGTCTTCCCCACCAGGGGCCGGTTGCCCGTCACCTGCGCATAGCCCGGGTTGACGACCTGGATGACGTGCTGGGGCCCGCGGGCCACCATGATGGCGGCGGGCGCCTGCATGAAGACCTGCGTCAGCCGGTTGCGCTCCAGCTCCAGCTGCTGCTCCAGGCGGTGCTGCTGGGTGATGTCCCGCAGGGTGAGCACCACGCCCAGATGGACGCGGGCGTCGGTGTACACCGGGACGGCGCTGCCCTGGACGCGCAGCTTGTGGCCATCAGGCGTGCGGATGATCCACACCTCGTTGAGGACGCGCTCCCCCCGCCCCGCCCGCGCCGAGGGCAGCTCGTCGGCGGAGAGCGGCGTGCCGTCCACCCGCTCCTGCCGGAAGCCCTGGGTGTCGAAGGTCTCCCCCTCGCCCAGCCCCGGGTAGAGGGTCCGGGCCATCTCGTTGAGGAAGCTGACCCGGCCCGCCGGGTCGAACGTGAGCACCGCGTCCGCGATGTGGCCCAGCATCGCGGCGCGCTCGGCGGCGAGCGCCTCGATGCTCCTGCGGGCCAGCACCTGCTCCGTGGTCTCCACCGCGTGCGCCATGATGCCGAACACGCTGCCGCTCGCGTCCTTGAGGGGCTGGTAGACGAAGTCCACGTAGACGTCCTCCACGACGCCGGTGCCCTTGCGGTCCAGCCGGACCAGCGCGTCGTGCGCGATGTACGGCTGGCCGCTCGTCCTCACGGAGTCGAGCAGCTCCCGGAAGCCCTGATCCGCGATCTCGGGCAGGGCCTCCGTCACCGGCTTGCCCAGCAGGTCCCGGTTGCCCGTCAGCTGCTGGTACAGCGGGTTGGACACGCTGAAGCGGTGGTCCGGCCCCTCCAGCACGGCGATGATGGCCGGAGCCTGCATGAAGACCTCGTACAGGCGCTCGCGCTCCGCCCGCGCCTCCGCCAGCGCGCGGTCGCGCTCCTTGCGCGCGCGGACCTCCCGGGTCACGTCGAAGATGGAGACGAAGACGCCGCCCACGGCGCCCGTCTCGTCGCGGACCGGGCTGTAGCAGAGCGTGAGGTAGAACTCCTCCGGGTGGCCGTGCGGCTCGAGCGGGTACATCCGCTCCTCGAACGTGACCGTCTCCCCGTTGAAGATGCGCGGGTAGATGGCCTCGTTGATGTGCCACACCTCCGGCCAGCACTCCTTGTTGCCCTGCCCCAGGCCCCCAGGGTGCTTGCGGCCCATGAGCAGCCGGTACCCATCGTTGTAGAACTGGTAGAGCTCCGGTCCCCACAGGACGATGAGCGGGAACTGGGAGCCCAGCACCATGCTCACCGCGGTCTTCAGGCTCTGGGGCCAGGCGTCCACGGGCCCCAGCGGGTGCGTGCTCCAGTCCTTCGCCCGGCACAGCGCGCCCAGCTCTCCGCCGTTGGCGAAGACCCGCTCGGCCGCGTCGGCTCCCGGCTTCCACTGCACGGTCATGTCAGGGCATCTCCACGAGGGTCCAGTACTTGTTGAGCGTGGCCATGACCTCCACGAAGTTGATGAAGGTGACGGGCTTGAGCAGGTAGCCGGCGACGTTCAGGTTGTACGCGTCGATCTTGTCGCGCTCGTCCGCGGACGTGGTGAGCACCACCACGGAGATGGTCCGCAGCTCCGGATCCGCGCGCAGCACGCGCAGGAACTCGATGCCGTTCATCTTCGGGAGGTTCAAGTCCAGCAGCACCAGCCGGCGCCCCTCGGGCACCGCGCCGTTGCGCAGCATCTCCAGGCCCTCCAGGCCGTTGGTGGCCACGTAGAGCGGGTTGGCAATGTGGTTCTTCTGGAAGGCGCGGCGGACGTTCATCACGTCCACTTCGTCGTCTTCCACCAGCAGGATGTGCAGCGTCCGGTCGCCGGCGGTAGCGGTGGTCATCTCAAGCCTTTCGAGCCTGCGCGGCATCCAGACCCAAGAGGAGCCCGAGCACGCTGGCATCTAGCGTTCGCTTTCGGGCGGATATCAGGCACCTTGGGGCGACTGTCCGCTTTGTGACGCGATTCCCCGCACGCCCGCCCGGGAGGCCGCCTGGGGAGTGTCGTCTGCTCATCACTCCGCGCCCGCGGGTTGAGGGCCCGCGCGCGGGGACGGTATGGCGAAAGGCCCTGTGCGCCGTTCCCCTCCCAAGGATGACTCCCAGAAGACCCAGCAAGAGCTCATCGAGGAGCTCCAGGGCCTGCGCAGGGCCCTGCGGCAGAACAGCGCCGACCTGGAGCAGTTCAGCTACGTGGCCAGTCACGACCTCCGGGCTCCGCTGCGGGGCATCTCCAACCTGTCCCAGTGGCTGGAGGAGGACCTGGGGCCACAGCTGCCCCAGGCGACGCGCAGGCAGATGGAGCTCTTGCGAGGGCGCGTGCAGCGGATGGAGGCGATGCTGGATGGCCTCCTGGACTACAGCCGGGCGGGCCGCGTCCGCGACAAGCCGGAGCCGGTGCGGGTGGACCGGCTGATCCACGAGACGCTGGAGCGGCTGTCCCCGCGTCCGTCCGCTCGGCTGGAGGTCGGCTCCGGGATGCCGGAGCTCGTCACGGAGCGCTCCGCGTTGCAGCAGGTCTTCCACCACCTGCTCTCGAACGCGCTGAAGCACGCGGGCCGCGAGGACGTGCGGATCCGCGTGGAGGTGGAGGCCACGCCCGCTGCCCATCGCTTCTCCATCGCGGATGACGGCCAGGGGATCTCCCCCCGCTACCACGAGAAGATCTGGAACCCGTTCCAGACGCTCGTCTCGCGCGACAAGGTGGAGGGCGCCGGCATGGGCCTGTGTGTCGTCAGGAAGCTCGTGGAGGCTCGCGGCGGCCAGGCCTGGGTCGAGTCGGCCGAAGGCGCAGGCGCCACGTTCCACTTCACCTGGCCCGTGTCAGAGGAACGCCTCACGTGAGTCTCCCCCCTGCCTCCACCTCCTCCGTGGAAGTCGCCCCCGTGGCGGAGCACCTCCGGCTGCTGCTCGTGGATGACGACGAGGTCGACCGGCTCCGGGTCCAGCGGCTCCTGGGCGCGACGGGACTCTCGGTGGACGTGGTGGAGGCCACGAGCGGGAGCGAGGCGCTGGAGCACCTGAAGGCGCGCGCCTTCGACGTCATCCTCCTGGACTTCTTCCTGCCGGGGGAGGACGGGTTCTGGGTGCTGCGCGAGCTGGGCAGCCGGGGCTCGCACGCCCCCATCGTCGTCCTCACCGGACAGGGCAGTGAGCAGACGGCCGTCGCGCTGATGAAGGCGGGCGCGTCCGACTACATCGCCAAGGGTCAGCTGTCCGCGGAGCGGCTGGAGCAGAGCCTGCGCCAGGCGATGCGGCTGCACCTGGCGGAGCAGCGGCACCGGGCGCTCGCGGAGGCCCTGCCGCAGATTGTCTGGACGTCGGGCCCGGACGGGCGCCCCGACTACTTCAACCGGCGCTGGTACGACTACACCGGCCTGCCCCCCGCGCCTTCACTGGAGGAGCGCGGGAGCACCGCCCCCCTGCTCCCGCGGGACGTCATCCACGCCGACGACGTGGCGGGCTGTCTGGGCAAGTGGAACGAGACCCGCCATGCGGGGGCGGCGTTCGAGTGCGAGGGCCGCATCCGGCGTCACGCGGACGGCGCGTGGCGCTGGCACCTCATCCAGGCCGTGCCGCTGCGCAACGCGCATGGCCGCATCCTCCAGTGGCTGGGCACCTGCACCGACATCGATGATCAGAAGCGCGCCGCGGAGACGCTGAGCTTCCTGGCGGAGGCGAGCACCATGCTCACCGCCTCGCTGGAGATGTCCGTCACGCTCGAGCGGCTCGCCGCGCTGATCCTCCCGCGGCTGGGCGACTGGTGCGCCGTCTACCTCCAGGAGGACGACGGCCCCGTGCGCCAGGTGATGGCGGCCCACGCCGACCCCACCCGGGTGCCCCTGCTGCGAGAACAGCACCGCGCCTTTCCTCCGTCCGCCGCCGCCCGCCACGGCGTCGCGCGGGTGCTGCGCACGGGCGCGCCGGAGCTGGTGCCCGAGCTCACCGACGCCGTCCTCCAGGAGGCGCTGGGCCCGGCGGGGGACGACGAGCGGATCCGCCCGGGGTCGTGGATCATCGTCCCGCTGTGGGCGCAGCGCCGCGTCTTCGGCGCGCTGATGGTCTGCGCCGCCCGTGCCGGCCTGCGCTACGGCGCGCGGGACCTGGAGCTCGTGCAGGAGCTGGCGCGGCGGGCGGAGATCGCCATCGACAACGCGCGGCTGTTCGAAATGGCCAAGGCGGAACACCTGGTCGCCGAGCAGGCCAACCGCGCCAAGGACGAGTTCCTGGCCGCGGTCTCCCACGAGCTGCGCACCCCGCTGATGGCGATGCTGGGGTGGACGCGGATGCTGCGCACGGGCCAGCTGGGGCCGGAGAAGACCGCCCGCGCCCTGGCGGCGGTGGAGCGCAACACGCAGGTGCAGACGCAGCTCATCGAGGACCTGCTCGACGTGTCGCGGATCATCACCGGCAAGATGCGGCTGGAGATCCGCCCGGTGGACCCCGCCGCCTTCATCGAGGCGGCGCTGGATTCGGTGCGGCACGCGGCCGAGGCGAAGGGCGTCACGCTCTCCGCCGAGCTGCTCCCAGGCTCCGGCTCCATCCATGGCGACGCGGACCGGCTGCAGCAGATGGTCTGGAACCTGCTCTCCAACGCCATCAAGTTCACGCCCCGGGGCGGCCAGGTCACCGTGCGCCTGCGGTGGGTGGAGGGCCACGTCCTCATCGAGGTCCAGGACACGGGCCAGGGCATCCCCCGGGCGCACCTGGGGCAGATCTTCGAGCGCTTCTGGCAGGTCGACGGCAGCTCTACCCGGAAGCATGGCGGCCTGGGACTGGGGCTGGCCATCGTGCGGCACCTCACGGAGCTGCACGGGGGCACCATCGAGGCGCTGAGCGAGGGCGAGGGACATGGCGCCCTCTTCCGGTTGACGCTGCCGCTGTCGGTCGCGGCCTCGTCGCGGGGAAGCCCTCCCGTCGCCCAGTCCCAGGCGCGGCAGGAGGCGCCATCGCTCGCGCAGGAGGTGCTGAAGGGGCTGCAGGTGCTGGTGGTGGACGACGAGGCCGACGCGCTCGAGCTGCTCTCCGTCGTGCTGGAGAGCCGCGGCGCCCAGGTCCACACGGCCTCCAGCGCCCGCGAAGCCCTGGAGAAGCACCAGCTCCACCGCCCGCACGTCATCCTCTCCGACATCGGCATGCCTGGAGAGGACGGCTACTCCTTCATCCGCAGGCTGCGTGCCCTTCCGCTGGAACAGGGAGGCCAGACACCGGCCGTCGCGCTCACCGCCTTCGCGCGGATGGAGGACCGCACCCGGGCGCTGCTCGCCGGCTTCCAGATGCACGTTCCCAAGCCCATCGAGCCGGCGGAGCTGATCATCGTCCTGGCCTCGCTCACCGGGCGGTACCCGCGGGTGGTGGACTCGGCGTTCCAGGCCGTCCGCTAGAAGGACCGGGCAGGCGCCGGCGGGGGTGCCGCCGGCGCCTCATGCCGCGCTCAGATCGTCTTCCTGCCCGGCAGGTCGAAGCGATCCGCGTTCATCACCTTGGTCCAGGCGTCGACGAAGTCCTGCACGAAGTGCGCGGTGCCGTCGCTGGCCGCGTAGACCTCCGCCAGCGCGCGCAGCTGCGAGTTGGAGCCGAAGACGAGGTCGGCTACGGTCGCCGTCCAGCGCAGGTCACCCGTGGCGCGGTCGCGGCCTTCGAACACGTTCGACGTCTTCTCCGAGCGCTTCCACGCGGTGCGCATGTCGAGCAGGTTGACGAAGAAGTCCGGCGTCAGCTGGCCCGGGCGCTTCGTGAACACCCCGTGCGGCGTGTGGCCGTGGTTGACGTCCAGCACGCGCAGCCCGCCCACGAGCGCCGTCATCTCCGGCGCGGTGAGCGTGAGCAGGCTCGCGCGGTCGATGAGCGCCGCGGCGGTCGTCGCCTCGGCGCCCGCCCGGACGTAGTTGCGGAACCCGTCCGCCGCGGGCTCCAGGACCAGGAACGATTCGACGTCCGTCTGCTCCTGCGACGCGTCCATGCGGCCCGGCGTGAAGGGCACGGTGATCTTGTGACCGGCGGCGCGCGCGGCGGCTTCGATGCCCGCGCTGCCGCCCAGCACGATCAGGTCCGCCAGCGACACCCGCTTGCCGCCGCGCTGCGCGCCGTTGAACTTCTGCCGGATGGCTTCGAGCTTGGAGAGCACCTTCGCGAGCTCCGAGGGCTCATTGGCCTCCCAGTCCTTCTGCGGCGCCAGGCGGATGCGCGCGCCGTTCGCGCCGCCGCGCATGTCGCTCCCCCGGAACGTCGACGCCGAGGCCCAGGCCGTCTTGATCAGCTGCTGGATCGACAGGCCGGAGCCGAGCAGCTCGGCCTTGAGCGCGTCGATGTCCGTGGCGTCGATCAGCGGGTGGTCGACGGCCGGAATCGGGTCCTGCCAGAGCAGCTCCTCCTTGGGCACCAGCGGGCCCAGGTAGCGGGACCTGGGACCCATGTCGCGGTGGGTGAGCTTGAACCAGGCGCGCGCGAAGGCGTCCGCGAACTTCGCCGGGTTGGCCATGTAGTCGCGGGAGATGCGCTCATAGATGAGGTCGAAGCGCAGCGCCAGGTCAGCGGTGGTCATCATCGGCGCGTGGCGCTTCCCGGGCACGTGCGCGTCCGGCACGGTGCCGGCGCCGGTGTTGCCCACGGGCTTCCACTGGTGCGCGCCTGCGGGGCTCCGGGTCAGCTCCCACTCATAGCCGAACAGCACCTCGAAGTAGGTCATGTCCCACTTCGTCGGCGTGGGCGTCCACGCGCCCTCCAGGCCGCTCGTGGTGGCGTGCTCGCCGACGCCGCTCTCGTAGGTGCTCTTCCAACCCAGCCCCAGCTCCTCGATGTTCGCGCCCTCGGGCTCCGCGCCCACGTGGTGCACCGGACCTGCGCCGTGGCATTTGCCGAAGGTGTGGCCGCCCGCGACGAGCGCGACGGTCTCCTCGTCGTTCATCGCCATGCGCGCGAACGTCTCGCGGATGTCGCGCGCGGAGCCGACGGGGTCGGGCTTGCCGTTCGGGCCTTCGGGGTTGACGTAGATGAGGCCCATCTGCACGGCCGCCAGGGGGTGTGCCAGCTCGCGCTCGCCGCTGTAGCGCTCGTCGCCCAGCCAGGTGGACTCCGGCCCCCAGTCCGTGGTGTGCGGCTCCCAGATGTCCTCGCGGCCGCCGCCGAAGCCGAACGTCTTCAGGCCCATGGACTCCAGCGCCACGTTGCCCGAGAGGATCATCAGGTCCGCCCACGACAGCTTGCGGCCGTACTTCTGCTTGATGGGCCACAGCAGGCGGCGCGCCTTGTCCAGGTTCCCGTTGTCAGGCCAGCTGTTGAGGGGCGCGAAGCGCTGCTCACCCGAGCGCGCGCCGCCGCGCCCGTCGAAGATGCGATAGGTGCCCGCCGCGTGCCACGCCATGCGGATGAAGAACGGGCCGTAGTGCCCGTAGTCCGCCGGCCACCAGTCCTGCGAGTCCGTCATCAACGCGTGCAGGTCCTTCACCACCGCGTTGAGGTCGAGCGTCTGGAACTCCGCCGCGTAGTTGAAGTCCTCGACCATCGGATCCGACAGCGAGGAATGCTGGTGCAGCATCGCGAGGTTGAGCTGCTCCGGCCACCACTGCGCGTTCGTGCGCGCGCGGCGGGGTCCGTGCGCGACAGGGCACTTCGCTTCGTCGTTCATGCGGGTCTCCTCTGCGGCTGGCGCGCGGGTTCGTAGCGCGCCGCCGCGACCGCCGGGGGCCGCGTGGCCGCAGAGGCCCGGGAGGCGTTCGCTACCGGACCCACTCCCCACGGCCCGCGTGGGAGACCGTTACGTGGTGGGCATCAATGCTTGCGGCGCAGGAGCTTGCGCAGGCCCGCGAGCAGCGCCTCGCCGTCGGGCGTGCCCAGGCCCGTGCACGCGTTCCACAGCGTCTCCTCGCTGGCGAAGTACGCGCCGTTGCCGCCCTGGGTGATGCGCCGGACGACGGCCTCCCCCTCGGTGACGAGCGTGTACAGCCGGGGGTTGAGGAAGCCCACGCGCTCCCCCAGCGCCTCGTTGAGGCGGACGATGAGCGCGGCCCACATGGGCGCGGCGGCGCTCGTGCCCGCGGCCACGCCCTGCTGGCCCTTGAAGACGATTTGATAGCCGGTGTGCAGGTCCGCGTTCGCCGCGACGTCCGGCACGCCACGGCCGGTGCTCCGCGAGACGTCGAACGCGCCGTTCTTCCATGATGACCTCACCAGGTCCGGCACGCCCATGCCCTGCTGGTACAACGGCAGCGCGTTCATGGTGCTGACCCCGCCGCTGCTCGCCCCCGCGGCCGTGGACATGCGCCCCAGAAGGCCCATGGACATCGCCTCGCCCAGGCGGTTCCACACGCGCTCGTGGTGGAGGACGTCGCCCACCGCCTCCAGCGTCGTGCCGCCGCAGCCCAGCACCAGCGCGCTCGCGGCGGGGTAGCTCGTCGCGGCCAGGGTGATGGCGCCCGTGGGCGACACGGCATTCACCGGCACCTGCGAGCCCAGGTCGCCGGACGCGGCGCACACGGTGATGCCCAGCAGCGCGGCCTCGACGAAGAGCCGCTCGAAGACCCCCTCCTCGCCCTGCTGGATGAGCGACCCTTCGTAGAAGGACCAGCTGGTGGTCAGCACCGACGGCCGGTTCTCCCGGTCGCTGAGGGCCTCCGCCAGCACGCGGTGGTAGTCGCGCAGCGAGTAGTCCTTCGAGCCCGCGTTGTAGACGACGACGCGCGCGGCCGGACACACCGCGGCCACCAGCTCCACGTCCATGGTGACCTCCGCGTCGGAGGCGGTGTGGAGGATCCCCACCTTGTTCGGCCCCACGTTCACCACCGGCGCCGTGCGCTTCACCCCCGCGGACTTCAGGGACGCCTCCAGGTCCGACGGCCTGTAGCCACCCGCCAGCTCGATGACGCCCACGCACTGGCCTTCGCCCTGGTTCTGGGGGTAGCGGTAGAGGCTGGCCACCTGCGGCGCCGTGTACGAGCGCAACCCGACCTGCTTCGCCGCCTCGCGAGGGATGGGCAGGGACGCCGCGTTGTGGGTGACGAGCGGCCGGGTGTCCAGGCCCAGCACCCACTCCACCACACCCCGCAGCGCGCGCGGCAGGGTCACCGGCTTCGTGTGGCTCAGGTAGGACGTCCGCCCCTGGGTGAAGCGCCGCAGGTCCACGCCGAAGGCCTTGCACATCGCGGCCGCGGCCCCCTGGAGCGTGACGCAGCCCCGGTCACGCCGCTCGGAGGTGATGGTCAGGCGGTGGGACTTCGCGAAGCGCCGCACGGCGGCCAGGTGCTTGGGGGGCGTGCCGTACTTCGCCTCGAACTCCTCGTGGGTGAGGGGGCGGCGCGGGGGGTTCGCGCACAACTCCTCCACGGTGGGCAGCGGCGCCCCATGTCGCAGCACCAGGGTCACCTCCACGAGGCCGGTGGCGGCGCGGCTCCGGAGCGGGAGGTGGAGAGACGCCGGAGACACACGCGCGCTCTGCGCCAGGGGGATGCGAGGGGCCATGCGCGGCGTTCTACCACGCGCGGCCCGGGCGCCCGGAAGGCGGGCCGGGTCATATCCATGGACGCGGGCCCCGGTTAGGCTCGCCCGCCTGCCCATGGACCGAGTCCTCCGCATCAAGCCCCACCTGCGCGCCGAGGTGCTCGACTCGCGACGCGTCTTCCTCGTCGGGGAGCGCGCCCAGTTCCTGCTCGAGGGCGAGCTGCACGCGAGCATCGTGCCCCTCCTGGATGGCGAGCGCACCGTGGCGAGCGTCATCGCCGCGCTGGCGGGGCGGGCCTCCGCGCCGGAGGTGCTCTACGCGCTGTCGCTCCTGGAAGAGCGCGGGCACGTGGAGGAGGCGCATGACGTCTTCGACGCCAGCGTCGCCGGATTCTGGGAGTCGCTGGGAGTGGGCGCTTCCACCGCGGCCGGGCGGCTGTTGGACATGTCCGTCGCCGTGCGCGCGGTGGCAGGCGAGGACGCGGAGCGGCTGTCGGAGGCGCTGCGCGACGCCGGCCTGGACGTGCGCGACGACGCCGAGCGCCACGTGCTGCTGGTGGACGACTACCTGTCGCAGGAGGCGCTCGCGCTGGCGCGCGAGTCCCGGGGCGCCGGCGCCGCGTTCCTCCCGCTGAAGGTGTCCGGCACCACGTGTCATGCGGGGCCGGTGGTGGGCCCCGAGCGCGCCTGCTGGACGTGCCTCACCGCGCGGCTGCTGGACAACCGTCCCATCGAGAAGTACCTCGCGCGAAAGGGCATTCCCCCGAGCGCCATCCGCCCGCCACGCACGGGCCTGCCCACCACCGCGCAGGCGGGACTGTCCCTCGCGGCGACGCTCGTGGCCCGCTGGGTGGTGGACGGGCCCCAGGCCGCGGGACAGACGCGGCTGTGGACGCTGGACTTCGCCACCTGGAAGCTGCAGTCGCACGCGGTGACGCGGCGTCCGCAGTGTCCGGACTGCGGAGACCCGCATTGGATGGACGCGCGCGCGAAGGCGCCCCTGGAGCTGACCTCACGTCCCAAGCGCTTCACGGACGACGGCGGCCACCGCATCCTCACGCCCGAGGAGACCTGGGAGCGCCACCGCCACCTCATCAGCCCGGTGACGGGCGTGGTGAGCGACCTGCGCGCGGTGCCGGGCGACGCACCGCTGGGCCACATCCAGTCCGCGGTCTTCCGCGTGTGCCCGTGGACGGACGCGCCGGCCTCCGACGACTTCCACCGCGTGGCCAGCGGCAAGGGCCGCACGGAGGCCCAGGCCCGCGCGGGCGCGCTGTGCGAGGCCTTGGAGCGCTACAGCGCGGTGTTCCAGGGCGACGAGCCGCGCGTCCACGCGACGGCCTCACACCTGGGCGTCCAGGCCGTGCACCCGGACGCGCTCCAGCACTTCAGCGCCGCGCAGTTCCAGGCCCGGTCCGAAGGCGCGGGCCGCCGCGACATGCGCACCGCGGTGCCGCGTCCGTACGCGGATCAACCCATGGACTGGAGCCCCGCGTGGTCGCTCACGCATGGCGTCTCCCGGTACGTGCCCACGGCGTTCGCGTACCTCTTCGCGCCCACGCCCGCGGACGGGCCGTTCTGCTTCTTCAACTCCAACGGGAACGCGGCGGGCAACTGCGTGGAGGAGGCCATCCTCCAGGGCTTCCTGGAGCTGGTGGAGCGCGATGCGGTGGCGCTCTGGTGGTACAACCGCCTGCGCCGCCCGCGCGTGGAGCTGCGCTCCTTCGACGAGCCCTGGTTCACGTCCGTGGAGGCGCATTACCGGTCGCTGGGCCTCCGGTTGTCGGTGTTGGACCTGACGCATGACCTGGGCATTCCGGTGTTCGCCGCGCTCGCGTGGTCGCCGGAGCGCGGGCGGGCCTGGGCCGGGTGCGGCTGCCACTTCGACGCGAAGCTCGCCGTGCAGCGCGCGCTCACGGAGGTGGCCCAGTGCTACGACCCGAAGGACCTGACCCCGTCGCCCTGGGACTCCCGGGCGCATGACGACACCCACTGGCTCTTCCCCGACGACACGGTCCCCGCGCGCGTTCGCGCCGACTTCCCGCGCGTATGGCACGACGACCTGCGGGACGACGTGCACGAGTGCGTGGCCCGGGCCGAGCGCGTGGGGCTGGAGACGCTGGTGCTGGAGCAATCACGGCCGGACGTGGGCGTATCCGCGGTGAAGGTCATCGTCCCGGGGCTGAGGCACTTCTGGCCCCGGCTGGGGCCTGGCCGGCTGTATGACGTCCCCGTGCGGATGGGGTGGCTGAAGGCCCCGAAGACCGAGGCGCAGCTCAACCCCGTGCCCTTCTACTTCTGAGCGATGGCACCGCTTCCCGAACCCAAGCCCCGCGTCCTGCTGATCCAATGCGGCCCCGACCGGCGCCACGTGGACCGCGAGACCGAGGACTTCGACCCCGAGCGCGGCCTGGTGAAGCGCGCGACGATGACGCCGCTGGCCTGCGCGACGCTCGCGGCGCTCA
This genomic interval carries:
- the katG gene encoding catalase/peroxidase HPI, producing MNDEAKCPVAHGPRRARTNAQWWPEQLNLAMLHQHSSLSDPMVEDFNYAAEFQTLDLNAVVKDLHALMTDSQDWWPADYGHYGPFFIRMAWHAAGTYRIFDGRGGARSGEQRFAPLNSWPDNGNLDKARRLLWPIKQKYGRKLSWADLMILSGNVALESMGLKTFGFGGGREDIWEPHTTDWGPESTWLGDERYSGERELAHPLAAVQMGLIYVNPEGPNGKPDPVGSARDIRETFARMAMNDEETVALVAGGHTFGKCHGAGPVHHVGAEPEGANIEELGLGWKSTYESGVGEHATTSGLEGAWTPTPTKWDMTYFEVLFGYEWELTRSPAGAHQWKPVGNTGAGTVPDAHVPGKRHAPMMTTADLALRFDLIYERISRDYMANPAKFADAFARAWFKLTHRDMGPRSRYLGPLVPKEELLWQDPIPAVDHPLIDATDIDALKAELLGSGLSIQQLIKTAWASASTFRGSDMRGGANGARIRLAPQKDWEANEPSELAKVLSKLEAIRQKFNGAQRGGKRVSLADLIVLGGSAGIEAAARAAGHKITVPFTPGRMDASQEQTDVESFLVLEPAADGFRNYVRAGAEATTAAALIDRASLLTLTAPEMTALVGGLRVLDVNHGHTPHGVFTKRPGQLTPDFFVNLLDMRTAWKRSEKTSNVFEGRDRATGDLRWTATVADLVFGSNSQLRALAEVYAASDGTAHFVQDFVDAWTKVMNADRFDLPGRKTI
- a CDS encoding protease pro-enzyme activation domain-containing protein produces the protein MAPRIPLAQSARVSPASLHLPLRSRAATGLVEVTLVLRHGAPLPTVEELCANPPRRPLTHEEFEAKYGTPPKHLAAVRRFAKSHRLTITSERRDRGCVTLQGAAAAMCKAFGVDLRRFTQGRTSYLSHTKPVTLPRALRGVVEWVLGLDTRPLVTHNAASLPIPREAAKQVGLRSYTAPQVASLYRYPQNQGEGQCVGVIELAGGYRPSDLEASLKSAGVKRTAPVVNVGPNKVGILHTASDAEVTMDVELVAAVCPAARVVVYNAGSKDYSLRDYHRVLAEALSDRENRPSVLTTSWSFYEGSLIQQGEEGVFERLFVEAALLGITVCAASGDLGSQVPVNAVSPTGAITLAATSYPAASALVLGCGGTTLEAVGDVLHHERVWNRLGEAMSMGLLGRMSTAAGASSGGVSTMNALPLYQQGMGVPDLVRSSWKNGAFDVSRSTGRGVPDVAANADLHTGYQIVFKGQQGVAAGTSAAAPMWAALIVRLNEALGERVGFLNPRLYTLVTEGEAVVRRITQGGNGAYFASEETLWNACTGLGTPDGEALLAGLRKLLRRKH
- a CDS encoding TOMM precursor leader peptide-binding protein → MDRVLRIKPHLRAEVLDSRRVFLVGERAQFLLEGELHASIVPLLDGERTVASVIAALAGRASAPEVLYALSLLEERGHVEEAHDVFDASVAGFWESLGVGASTAAGRLLDMSVAVRAVAGEDAERLSEALRDAGLDVRDDAERHVLLVDDYLSQEALALARESRGAGAAFLPLKVSGTTCHAGPVVGPERACWTCLTARLLDNRPIEKYLARKGIPPSAIRPPRTGLPTTAQAGLSLAATLVARWVVDGPQAAGQTRLWTLDFATWKLQSHAVTRRPQCPDCGDPHWMDARAKAPLELTSRPKRFTDDGGHRILTPEETWERHRHLISPVTGVVSDLRAVPGDAPLGHIQSAVFRVCPWTDAPASDDFHRVASGKGRTEAQARAGALCEALERYSAVFQGDEPRVHATASHLGVQAVHPDALQHFSAAQFQARSEGAGRRDMRTAVPRPYADQPMDWSPAWSLTHGVSRYVPTAFAYLFAPTPADGPFCFFNSNGNAAGNCVEEAILQGFLELVERDAVALWWYNRLRRPRVELRSFDEPWFTSVEAHYRSLGLRLSVLDLTHDLGIPVFAALAWSPERGRAWAGCGCHFDAKLAVQRALTEVAQCYDPKDLTPSPWDSRAHDDTHWLFPDDTVPARVRADFPRVWHDDLRDDVHECVARAERVGLETLVLEQSRPDVGVSAVKVIVPGLRHFWPRLGPGRLYDVPVRMGWLKAPKTEAQLNPVPFYF